A region of Silurus meridionalis isolate SWU-2019-XX chromosome 17, ASM1480568v1, whole genome shotgun sequence DNA encodes the following proteins:
- the cep350 gene encoding centrosome-associated protein 350 isoform X2, with protein MEPHQAEYELSSAWRNLNQSKAALRHIENHLEAAVGSGVVITSLNMEKTHRHKRRGRRSSEGDDVEVKPRPQSRRSPEKSSRSPLRASTQDNTDTSHRPPSLPPDASLSRLVYERDCRPLHSADADSTRSSALDATTIRVLNDPPARQRSEVTPGGSELSPGSARLEKLRQRQTDEKLEKLKERIRRQREQLEEAAGHQGERALGAGQGNSTHQHVAKVRKVAAAPPAPNYKGFNNGEVKSRSTDPRAWGNLHFNLEISKDHTDKLTERAKYKTAAKEKQQQERKPVKPVRKIHRSASVPESKPAISASSWRDGQKLVKMMLGPLPRGPRAQSEERERRAGQYRTGPTSRSASVPRPESSRQKRPNSTERPTLTQPSRAAGGARGKEQLPNQSSRSPGGNRERGTTVTQMSRPLGGAITVSSSLDLLPADIRGILDDLHLEDGAGLHDLGRAGRKRAGQSPSKPPPESEDRALPRKRHYDAEAVRCYIAKQQEERKRKQAEERRSQREEQERRSQRLQELYKKQREGSKPQAPPPNLINPCLQETYTKMLMEHTLQRTRPAYQPSGESDKENKRLEPLSPSTSELSEHTPSPLCRSDLAVPPPGQFFSHLLSMEPVCVNPTTHLRDTQTVDTHQVRTVPADTHTASRMNRVEALKACAASLSNRIETEARKLVTYSDNDDLIGCAFQAKPPSPPERERPDSCSRSHHDMSDLPGIGNLYSFIGHEGWAEKVQPRSLPADRRLSLTVQEEKHDLSGGSISEGMLSDASFSDPADYHDELHAHDRITSFRKEAELHTPYRPVVTSHPPWEELNKGSPHSVINIFAKNINKYSSVTETDVERSPPPLHSSPSAHSVGNSVVYEDDFVSSRSSSHSASKRTPNGMSNGQSSAAVDEKKERERFPHSSTSTPLSSPSSTHSKRGSEKSLERTLVDGQRSAAFTSEHQSSNGRKSNSPQSSHKCADENGTPGGTSVHSTHSMVSEIQLFPRSPSDSPRISCSTLSSPLSARDSTPRTGMAPGPTSNTGPAPGPTHSTTDLLFAPAVLQQRLNAELNFLDAVEESVRQLSDVERVRAVSLAQQESVSLAQIIKAQQQRQERELQLLKLKAEQEALETQRHVQESRERAAQTHAELCVNLVQSHQKALMELQESSNKMIHQHTETAQHLREMTELTRSQIASVPSVTPVRQTHPQMDSVSSRSEVSAAKTPSADTPQSSLTEAEPFRIHTAGMRQDNIGSVDRSSSVEEDVNTAADDSLHTDKESVSINYSLKFDESMTEDELEKSFRSVLPSESHWRGTVDRKRQSDEEPHPEKLFTKKDGSVPVFSADQYSFCEFTMAMVKQCMQEEEVRSQHQSSLLRLRHRALKEKTRAELDWLELQKRRLRDKGEDDKMPPIRKKQRGLLLKLQQEQAEIRRLQEVNRAARRERKLLLKQQEEIARIQHTTLKLRKKLRNAEDTNQKSPVSGVSEDMGPPTELGVEFRSPSPLSVSGSETSSIMKKLKKMSYHTDERFLTQRELRLVHWRQQVEAELRRTDRAEGQALEERHTQQKHDQQRNRQEERKTGQEVRSENDSSPALSVSSIHTVQECENTHSREFPLVHASSSSKVASHSSSRKRELPSSAPTSEAASDQSDIEGRVLALRAELRRRKAEVQRLKKEQRLRHKERLKAQEASLLKQLESYNDFIQKTKAELSKADSVTSTIPQIKTPTSGSHKSTTSTPERSETEKSFTGTESEKSDRIHTRSPALSDEDPPTVTPTPVLGSPDHLSPTEPQHDEHTPRESPHKLETDTSTNKSVASSPRSEVIEELVSPRSNLSHSEHSYPVLKVQDLNEDLSKNGPDAVLIVNVSNEEKRFANNSEDIKSSCSLVTKPEHEELKPLEIPSPVEISYTPDFSTRKKDTEDKPTASPSVHSYQDDFESVAQEENREHSPPSEDTEEESYRFSFSSGEEEIEEDISVKSGNISGIYEQEKPLDLDLLAKQTKESANDDVPPTSLKDEMPDYIIGDRVLVSNIQPGTLRFKGRTSFADGFWAGVELDVAKGSNDGTYNGVVYFQCKENHGIFAPPDKISCLLETFEGHIRTSEEEDSSFDDCLNEMEKTNNSESTFQDKKTDPDPPSAVREPSEKHFDLDSNPCVTKELKIDPASDAEIFENVNGGNRPVSPERFGDVVLEFKDVSKVEEDQTPNILDLLKHGETSTLTEDLQKHLEVSPEKTSQDRVDGSDSKSLTSLADSLMERFMSDALKQFQQIKKAKEEKISTANQLVFLEEDEELCVNSVSQIRPSSSNKGYKESFHSFFDKDQEEVSSPELCNRSESPVLGQEELVQRLAELELNREFLHVLGEEQDWFDEDFGLSSRKRVQHKNKPRQEELTSTSAAKLPHVKQQEEAAVAMLVPHKAREVEELVSAALLEIWRSCGIERGDQSLTAMPKPQASETLLGGESGEQCVRSYKQAVFDLVWELMQEIYAEDPNANRPLWIKPRRVNSPYIHRIDDPSDLAKVQAFISSEVLKLFGLNKEQNHRTDWQKMLKFGRKKRDRVDHILVQELHEEEALWVNYDEDELLVKMQLADGILDTLLKDTLDVLTNIHERRCTQTPS; from the exons ATGGAACCACATCAAGCAGAGTACG AGCTGTCTTCTGCATGGAGGAATCTGAACCAGAGCAAAGCAGCT CTGCGTCACATTGAGAATCATTTGGAGGCGGCGGTCGGTTCAGGAGTTGTCATCACCTCGCTGAACATGGagaagacacacagacacaaacgcAGAG GTAGGCGGAGCTCAGAGGGGGATGATGTGGAggttaagccccgcccacagaGTCGGCGCAGCCCAGAGAAGAGCTCTCGGAGCCCGCTCAGGGCTAGCACGCAGGACAACACAGACACATCACACAG ACCTCCCTCCTTGCCCCCCGATGCATCCTTGAGTCGCCTGGTGTACGAGCGAGACTGTCGTCCCCTCCATTCAGCTGATGCAGACAGCACTCGTTCCTCTGCACTGGACGCCACCACCATACGTGTCCTCAATGACCCTCCGGCACgccagaggtcagaggttaCACCCGGGGGTTCAGAGCTCAGTCCTGGGTCAGCACGGCTGGAAAAGCTACGTCAGCGTCAGACGGATGAGAAGCTGGAGAAGTTAAAGGAGAGGATCAGGAGGCAGAGGGAGCAGCTGGAGGAGGCAGCAGGCCATCAGGGTGAAAGAGCATTGGGGGCGGGGCAGGGGAACTCCACCCACCAGCATGTTGCTAAAGTGCGCAAAGTGGCAGCCGCCCCGCCTGCACCGAATTATAAAG ggtTTAACAACGGCGAGGTGAAGAGCCGCTCTACAGATCCCAGAGCGTGGGGAAATCTTCACTTTAACCTTGAGATTTCTAAAGATCATACAGACAAACTCACAG AGCGAGCAAAATACAAAACCGCGGCGAAAGAGAAGCAGCAGCAGGAAAGGAAACCGGTCAAACCTGTGAGGAAGATTCACCGCTCTGCGTCTGTTCCTGAATCTAAACCAG CTATCAGCGCGTCGTCATGGCGAGATGGCCAGAAACTGGTGAAGATGATGCTGGGGCCTTTGCCACGGGGACCTCGTGCACAgtcagaagagagagagagacgggcaGGTCAGTACAGAACAG GTCCCACATCTCGCTCTGCTTCTGTTCCTCGGCCAGAGTCGAGCCGCCAAAAGAGACCAAACAGCACAGAAAGACCTACTCTCACTCAGCCCTCCAGAGCGGCAGGAGGTGCCAGGGGCAAAGAACAACTCCCAAATCAATCCTCCAGGTCACCAGGGGGCAACAGAGAGCGAGGAACAACAGTAACTCAGATGTCCAGGCCACTAGGGGGTGCCATCACTGTTTCCTCCAGCCTCGACCTGCTCCCTGCAGACATTCGTGGTATCTTGGACGATCTGCATCTGGAAGACGGCGCAGGGTTGCACGACTTGGGACGAGCCGGAAGAAAGAGGGCTGGACAAAGCCCCTCAAAGCCACCCCCAGAGAGCGAGGACAGGGCGCTGCCACGGAAACGGCATTATGACGCAGAAGCAGTGCGGTGCTACATCGCAAAACAgcaggaggagagaaagaggaagcaGGCGGAAGAGAGGCGAAGTCAGAGGGAGGAGCAAGAGAGGCGGAGTCAGAGACTGCAGGAGCTGTACAAGAAACAGCGAGAGGGTTCGAAGCCACAAGCCCCACCCCctaatctcataaacccatgtTTGCAAGAGACCTACACTAAGATGCTCATGGAACACACACTCCAGAGG ACACGGCCTGCGTATCAGCCGTCTGGAGAATCAGACAAGGAGAACAAGAGACTGGAACCGCTCAGTCCTTCCACCAGTGAGCTCTCAGAACACACACCGTCCCCATTatgcag gtctgaTTTGGCTGTGCCCCCTCCTGGTCAATTCTTTTCCCATCTGCTTAGTATGGAGCCAGTGTGTGTTAACCCTACTACACACCTGCGAGATACACAAACTGTAGACACACACCAGGTGAGGACAGTCCCTGCGGATACACACACCGCAAGCAGGATGAACCGCGTGGAAGCCCTGAAGGCATGCGCCGCTTCTCTGTCCAACCGAATCGAAACGGAAGCACGGAAGCTCGTCACCTACAGTGACAACGACGATCTGATCGGCTGCGCTTTTCAGGCCAAACCGCCGAGCccaccagagagagagagacccgaTTCATGCTCGAGGAGCCACCACGACATGAGCGATCTTCCCGGCATTGGAAACCTCTATAGCTTCATCGGCCATGAGGGCTGGGCTGAGAAAGTTCAGCCACGCTCGCTCCCTGCCGATCGCAGGCTTTCACTCACCGTGCAGGAAGAGAAGCATGACTTAAGCGGAGGCTCCATCAGTGAGGGCATGCTGAGTGACGCTAGTTTTTCCGATCCCGCCGATTACCATGACGAACTCCATGCCCATGACCGCATCACGTCGTTCCGCAAAGAGGCGGAGCTTCACACCCCATATAGACCTGTGGTGACTTCACATCCGCCATGGGAGGAGCTAAATAAGGGCAGCCCTCACAGCGTCATCAACATATTTGCtaaaaacatcaacaaataCAGCAGCG tgacGGAGACAGACGTAGAGagatctcctcctcctcttcattccTCTCCATCCGCTCACAGTGTGGGGAACAGCGTAGTCTATGAAGACGACTTTGTTTCCTCCCGCAGCAGCAGCCATTCAGCATCAAAGAGAACACCTAATGGCATGAG TAACGGCCAGAGCTCTGCAGCGGTGGacgagaagaaagagagagagagatttcctcaCTCTTCCACTTCCACCCCTTTGTCTTCACCTTCTTCCACGCATAGCAAGAGAG GTTCAGAGAAGAGTTTGGAGCGCACCCTAGTGGACGGACAGAGAAGTGCGGCGTTCACCTCAGAGCATCAGAGTAGCAATGGCAGAAAGAGCAACTCACCTCAAAGCTCTCACAAGTGTGCAGACGAAAACGGCACACCAGGGGGCACCTCGGTACACTCCACCCACAG CATGGTGTCAGAGATCCAACTGTTTCCTAGAAGCCCTTCTGACTCTCCCAGAATCTCCTGCTCTACCTTATCCAGTCCTTTGTCTGCCAGAGACTCCACCCCAAGAACTGGAATGGCCCCTGGGCCAACCTCAAACACAGGACCTGCCCCTGGGCCCACCCACAGCACCACAG atctACTTTTTGCCCCTGCGGTACTGCAGCAGCGTCTAAACGCAGAGCTGAACTTCCTGGATGCGGTCGAGGAGTCCGTAAGACAGCTGAGCGACGTAGAGCGAGTCAGAGCCGTCTCGCTTGCTCAGCAGGAGAGCGTCTCACTCGCTCAGATCATCAAG GCTCAGCAGCAGAGGCAGGAACGAGAGCTGCAGCTTCTGAAGCTGAAAGCAGAACAGGAAGCACTGGAGACTCAGAGACATGTCcaggagagcagagagagagcagcacag ACCCATGCGGAGCTGTGTGTAAATCTGGTTCAGTCCCATCAGAAGGCTCTCATGGAGCTACAAGAGAGCAGCAACAAGATGATCCACCAACACACAGAGACGGCACAACACCTCAGAGAG ATGACCGAATTGACTCGTTCTCAGATTGCCAGTGTTCCCTCGGTCACACCTGTAAGGCAGACACACCCACAAATGGACAG TGTCAGTAGCAGGAGTGAAGTCTCAGCAGCAAAAACACCATCAGCAGACACTCCACAGAGCAGCCTGACTGAGGCTGAGCCCTTTAGGATACACACTGCCGG CATGAGACAGGACAACATAGGCAGTGTGGACAGGAGCAGCTCAGTGGAAGAGGACGTAAACACCGCTGCTGACGACTCCCTCCATACCGACAAAG AGAGTGTATCAATCAATTACTCTCTGAAGTTTGACGAGTCTATGACAGAAGACGAGTTGGAGAAGTCGTTCCGCTCCGTGCTTCCATCCGAGTCTCACTGGAGGGGAACCGTGGACAGGAAACGGCAGTCGGACGAAGAACCACACCCTGAAAAATTGTTTACCAAG AAGGACGGCAGTGTCCCGGTGTTCTCAGCAGATCAGTACAGCTTCTGCGAGTTCACCATGGCGATGGTGAAACAGTGCATGCAGGAAGAAGAAGTCCGCTCTCAGCACCAGAGCTCCCTGTTGCGTCTCCGTCACCGAGCACTGAAGGAAAAAACCCGTGCTGAGCTTGACTGGCTCGAGCTCCAAAAAAG GCGCCTTCGTGACAAAGGAGAGGACGATAAAATGCCTCCGATTCGCAAGAAACAGAGAGGCCTGCTGCTCAAACTACAGCAGGAGCAG GCAGAGATCAGAAGGCTGCAGGAGGTAAACCGTGCAGCCCGGAGGGAGAGGAAACTTTTACTGAAACAGCAAGAGGAGATCGCGAGGATCCAGCACACAACACTGAAACTGAGGAAGAAACTCAGGAACGCTGAAGATACAAACCAG AAGTCACCCGTGTCAGGTGTGAGTGAGGATATGGGCCCTCCCACCGAGTTAGGCGTGGAGTTTCGTAGCCCCTCCCCTTTATCTGTGTCCGGAAGTGAGACCAGCAGCATAATGAAGAAACTGAAGAAGATGAGCTATCACACTGATGAGAg aTTTTTAACGCAACGTGAACTGCGATTGGTCCACTGGCGTCAGCAGGTGGAGGCGGAGCTGAGGCGTACAGACAGGGCGGAGGGTCAAGCACTCGAAGAGCGGCACACACAGCAGAAACACGATCagcagagaaacagacaggaggagagaaagacaggacAAG AAGTGCGCAGTGAAAACGACTCGTCTCCGGCACTGTCCGTCTCCagcatacacacagtacaggagtgtgagaacacacacagccGTGAG tttCCTCTGGTTCATGCGAGTTCCAGCAGTAAAGTGGCCTCACACAGCAGCTCCAGAAAGCGAGAACTACCTTCATCAGCTCCTACATCTG AGGCGGCGTCGGATCAGAGTGACATTGAGGGGCGTGTCCTGGCCCTTAGAGCAGAGCTTCGTCGACGTAAAGCCGAAGTGCAGCGTCTGAAGAAGGAGCAGAGACTGAGGCACAAAGAGCGACTGAAAGCTCAGGAGGCCAGCCTGCTTAAACAGCTAGAG TCTTACAATGACTTCATTCAGAAGACCAAAGCCGAGCTGAGTAAAGCAGACAGCGTCACTTCAACTATACCTCAGATCAAAACTCCAACATCAGGCTCACACAAGTCCACAACCTCTACTCCAGAGAG ATCTGAAACTGAGAAGAGTTTTACTGGAACCGAATCAGAAAAATCAGACAGGATACACACCAGATCTCCAGCACTAAGTG ATGAAGATCCTCCAACTGTGACTCCAACCCCAGTTTTGGGAAGCCCAGATCATCTGAGTCCAACTGAACCCCAACATGATGAGCACACCCCCCGCGAAAGCCCTCATAAGCTAGAAACTGACACCTCCACCAACAAGAGCGTAGCCTCCAGCCCAAGGTCAGAGGTTATCGAGGAGCTGGTATCTCCAAGGTCAAATTTGTCTCATTCGGAACACTCGTATCCAGTGCTTAAAGTCCAGGACTTGAATGAGGATTTATCCAAGAACGGACCAGACGCTGTTCTCATTGTGAATGTCAGTAATGAAGAGAAAAGGTTTGCAAACAATTCAGAAGATATCAAATCCAGCTGCTCGCTGGTAACGAAGCCAGAACATGAAGAACTGAAACCTCTAGAGATTCCTTCACCCGTAGAAATCTCTTATACTCCAGATTTTTCCACGAGAAAGAAAGACACGGAAGACAAACCCACTGCGTCCCCATCGGTCCACAGTTACCAAGATGATTTTGAGTCGGTGGCTCAAGAGGAAAATAGAGAACACTCGCCACCTTCCGAAGATACAGAAGAGGAATCTTACAGATTCTCCTTCAGCAGCGGTGAGGAGGAGATAGAGGAGGATATAAGCGTTAAATCTGGGAATATCAGTGGTATCTATGAGCAGGAAAAGCCGTTGGATCTGGACTTGCTAGCAAAGCAGACAAAAGAAAGCGCCAATGACGATGTTCCTCCGACTTCTCTGAAGGATGAGATGCCTGATTACATCATCGGGGACCGGGTTCTGGTGAGCAACATTCAGCCAGGCACTCTGAGATTCAAGGGAAGAACAAGCTTTGCTGACGGATTCTGGGCTGGAGTGGAGCTGGACGTGGCTAAAGGAAGCAACGACGGAACTTACAATGGCGTCGTTTACTTCCAGTGCAAAGAGAACCATGGGATATTTGCTCCTCCTGATAAGATCTCTTGTCTTCTTGAAACGTTTGAAGGCCACATCAGAACCTCGGAAGAGGAAGATTCTTCATTTGATGATTGCTTGAACGAAATGGAGAAGACAAACAATTCTGAAAGCACGTTTCAGGATAAAAAAACTGATCCAGATCCACCTTCTGCAGTGAGAGAACCATCCGAGAAACATTTTGATCTTGATTCAAACCCTTGTGTTACAAAGGAATTGAAGATCGACCCTGCTTCTGATGCTGAGATCTTCGAGAACGTTAATGGAGGAAATCGTCCTGTCTCGCCAGAGAGATTCGGAGACGTCGTCCTGGAATTTAAAGACGTCTCAAAAGTCGAGGAAGATCAAACGCCAAACATTCTGGACCTGCTGAAACATGGTGAGACTTCCACACTGACAGAGGACCTTCAGAAACATTTAGAGGTCTCTCCGGAGAAGACAAGCCAGGACCGTGTGGATGGATCAGATAGCAAATCCCTCACGAGTTTGGCTGATTCACTGATGGAACGCTTCATGAGCGATGCCCTGAAACAGTTTCAGCAGATCAAGAAAGCGAAGGAGGAGAAAATCTCGACTGCTAATCAGCTTGTCTTCCTCGAAGAGGATGAAGAACTCTGTGTTAACAGTGTGTCCCAGATCAGACCATCATCCAGCAACAAGGGCTATAAAGAAAGCTTTCACAGCTTCTTTGACAAGGACCAAGAAGAAGTGTCTTCTCCTGAGCTTTGCAACCGATCG GAGAGCCCGGTTTTGGGTCAGGAGGAGCTGGTGCAGCGTTTGGCCGAGCTGGAGCTGAACCGCGAGTTCCTGCATGTGCTCGGCGAGGAACAGGACTGGTTCGACGAGGACTTCGGCCTCAGCTCACGCAAACGCGTTCAGCACAAGAACAAACCAAGGCAGGAAGAGCTCACGTCCACGTCTGCAGCTAAACTCCCACATGTCAAACAGCAGGAGGAGGCTGCAGTGGCAATGTTGGTCCCTCACAAAGctagagaggtggaggagttgGTGAGCGCCGCCCTGCTGGAGATCTGGAGGAGCTGCGGGATCGAGCGTGGTGATCAGAGTCTGACGGCCATGCCCAAACCTCAGGCTTCAGAAACACTGCTGGGGGGTGAAAGTGGCGAGCAGTGCGTACGCAGCTACAAGCAG gcgGTGTTCGACCTGGTGTGGGAGTTAATGCAGGAAATCTACGCCGAAGATCCCAACGCTAATCGTCCCCTGTGGATCAAACCACGGCGTGTTAATTCACCCTACATCCATAGAATCGATGACCCCAGTGACCTCGCTAAAGTCCAG gcTTTCATCAGCAGTGAGGTTCTGAAGCTGTTCGGTCTGAATAAAGAGCAGAACCACAGAACCGACTGGCAGAAGATGCTTAAATTTGGCCgaaagaagagagacagagtcGACCACATCCTG gTACAGGAACTCCATGAGGAAGAGGCTCTGTGGGTAAACTACGACGAAGACGAGCTGCTGGTGAAGATGCAGCTGGCCGACGGAATCCTCGACACGCTGCTGAAGGACACCTTGGACGTTCTTACTAACATCCACGAGAGGAGATGCACACAAACCCCATCCTGA